One segment of Primulina tabacum isolate GXHZ01 chromosome 6, ASM2559414v2, whole genome shotgun sequence DNA contains the following:
- the LOC142549720 gene encoding autophagy-related protein 101-like isoform X2 → MNCEVFQLKELEVEHFEIREVLRCILHTVLFHRALGLVRPKDVDLELFEITYVQCGDMEVERKIDEKIDQFIDRVEKHPNKKNQICLSFYEVKNKQATWFTNRVERLYWEQWYINLNVAHHPKGHSGKSHNSKILVDPGDTAAEARSARRTALEASLRDVLFQIIRFVNDKKDHVPPIPNLEGVSFPYEIIISSSSDSAFGMDMFKRMLQTGHPTMLS, encoded by the exons ATGAATTGTGAAGTTTTCCAGCTCAAAGAACTC GAAGTTGAGCATTTTGAGATACGTGAAGTTCTCCGAT GCATTCTACACACTGTGTTGTTCCATCGAGCTTTAGGCCTAGTGCGCCCTAAAGATGTTGATTTGGAGCTTTTTGAGATTACATAT GTGCAATGTGGTGATATGGAGGTAGAGAGAAAAATTGACGAGAAGATCGACCAGTTCATTGATAGGGTGGAGAAGCACCCAAACAAGAAAAATCAG ATATGTTTGTCCTTCTATGAAGTCAAAAACAAACAGGCCACATGGTTCACTAACAGAGTTGAACGCCTCTACTGGGAACAGTGGTACATAAATTTGAATGTTGCACATCATCCTAAAGGACATTCTGGCAAGTCTCATAATTCAAAAATACTAGTTGATCCTGGAG ATACTGCGGCGGAGGCAAGGAGTGCTCGGCGCACTGCACTTGAAGCTTCTCTTCGTGATGTTTTATTTCAGATAATTAGGTTTGTCAATGATAAGAAGGATCATGTTCCTCCGATACCAAACCTTGAAGGTGTTTCATTTCCCTATGAAATTATCATCTCAAG TTCATCAGATTCTGCATTTGGGATGGACATGTTCAAGAGGATGCTCCAAACTGGGCATCCTACAATGCTCAGTTGA
- the LOC142549720 gene encoding autophagy-related protein 101-like isoform X1 — protein sequence MNCEVFQLKELEVEHFEIREVLRCILHTVLFHRALGLVRPKDVDLELFEITYVQCGDMEVERKIDEKIDQFIDRVEKHPNKKNQICLSFYEVKNKQATWFTNRVERLYWEQWYINLNVAHHPKGHSGKSHNSKILVDPGDTAAEARSARRTALEASLRDVLFQIIRFVNDKKDHVPPIPNLEGVSFPYEIIISRFCIWDGHVQEDAPNWASYNAQLTCNDPQPTLLLLYVFVQELM from the exons ATGAATTGTGAAGTTTTCCAGCTCAAAGAACTC GAAGTTGAGCATTTTGAGATACGTGAAGTTCTCCGAT GCATTCTACACACTGTGTTGTTCCATCGAGCTTTAGGCCTAGTGCGCCCTAAAGATGTTGATTTGGAGCTTTTTGAGATTACATAT GTGCAATGTGGTGATATGGAGGTAGAGAGAAAAATTGACGAGAAGATCGACCAGTTCATTGATAGGGTGGAGAAGCACCCAAACAAGAAAAATCAG ATATGTTTGTCCTTCTATGAAGTCAAAAACAAACAGGCCACATGGTTCACTAACAGAGTTGAACGCCTCTACTGGGAACAGTGGTACATAAATTTGAATGTTGCACATCATCCTAAAGGACATTCTGGCAAGTCTCATAATTCAAAAATACTAGTTGATCCTGGAG ATACTGCGGCGGAGGCAAGGAGTGCTCGGCGCACTGCACTTGAAGCTTCTCTTCGTGATGTTTTATTTCAGATAATTAGGTTTGTCAATGATAAGAAGGATCATGTTCCTCCGATACCAAACCTTGAAGGTGTTTCATTTCCCTATGAAATTATCATCTCAAG ATTCTGCATTTGGGATGGACATGTTCAAGAGGATGCTCCAAACTGGGCATCCTACAATGCTCAGTTGACTTGCAACGACCCTCAGCCGACCCTTCTTTTATTATATGTGTTTGTCCAGGAACTCATGTAG
- the LOC142549720 gene encoding autophagy-related protein 101-like isoform X3: MNCEVFQLKELEVEHFEIREVLRCILHTVLFHRALGLVRPKDVDLELFEITYVQCGDMEVERKIDEKIDQFIDRVEKHPNKKNQICLSFYEVKNKQATWFTNRVERLYWEQWYINLNVAHHPKGHSGKSHNSKILVDPGDTAAEARSARRTALEASLRDVLFQIIRFVNDKKDHVPPIPNLEGVSFPYEIIISRCT; this comes from the exons ATGAATTGTGAAGTTTTCCAGCTCAAAGAACTC GAAGTTGAGCATTTTGAGATACGTGAAGTTCTCCGAT GCATTCTACACACTGTGTTGTTCCATCGAGCTTTAGGCCTAGTGCGCCCTAAAGATGTTGATTTGGAGCTTTTTGAGATTACATAT GTGCAATGTGGTGATATGGAGGTAGAGAGAAAAATTGACGAGAAGATCGACCAGTTCATTGATAGGGTGGAGAAGCACCCAAACAAGAAAAATCAG ATATGTTTGTCCTTCTATGAAGTCAAAAACAAACAGGCCACATGGTTCACTAACAGAGTTGAACGCCTCTACTGGGAACAGTGGTACATAAATTTGAATGTTGCACATCATCCTAAAGGACATTCTGGCAAGTCTCATAATTCAAAAATACTAGTTGATCCTGGAG ATACTGCGGCGGAGGCAAGGAGTGCTCGGCGCACTGCACTTGAAGCTTCTCTTCGTGATGTTTTATTTCAGATAATTAGGTTTGTCAATGATAAGAAGGATCATGTTCCTCCGATACCAAACCTTGAAGGTGTTTCATTTCCCTATGAAATTATCATCTCAAG ATGTACCTGA
- the LOC142549720 gene encoding autophagy-related protein 101-like isoform X4 has product MEVERKIDEKIDQFIDRVEKHPNKKNQICLSFYEVKNKQATWFTNRVERLYWEQWYINLNVAHHPKGHSGKSHNSKILVDPGDTAAEARSARRTALEASLRDVLFQIIRFVNDKKDHVPPIPNLEGVSFPYEIIISRFCIWDGHVQEDAPNWASYNAQLTCNDPQPTLLLLYVFVQELM; this is encoded by the exons ATGGAGGTAGAGAGAAAAATTGACGAGAAGATCGACCAGTTCATTGATAGGGTGGAGAAGCACCCAAACAAGAAAAATCAG ATATGTTTGTCCTTCTATGAAGTCAAAAACAAACAGGCCACATGGTTCACTAACAGAGTTGAACGCCTCTACTGGGAACAGTGGTACATAAATTTGAATGTTGCACATCATCCTAAAGGACATTCTGGCAAGTCTCATAATTCAAAAATACTAGTTGATCCTGGAG ATACTGCGGCGGAGGCAAGGAGTGCTCGGCGCACTGCACTTGAAGCTTCTCTTCGTGATGTTTTATTTCAGATAATTAGGTTTGTCAATGATAAGAAGGATCATGTTCCTCCGATACCAAACCTTGAAGGTGTTTCATTTCCCTATGAAATTATCATCTCAAG ATTCTGCATTTGGGATGGACATGTTCAAGAGGATGCTCCAAACTGGGCATCCTACAATGCTCAGTTGACTTGCAACGACCCTCAGCCGACCCTTCTTTTATTATATGTGTTTGTCCAGGAACTCATGTAG